Genomic DNA from Pseudomonas fitomaticsae:
TGCCATAGCCGTGGTCGGCGTCGGCGATCACCGGCAATTGGGCGACGCGGCCGATGCGGGTGGCCTGCTCAGCGAATTCGCTGAGGGTGATCAGGGCAAAGTCCGGAGCGCCCAGGACCTGCAACGAGGCGACCGAGCCGCCGAGAATCCCTACCTCAAAACCCAGGTCAGCGGCGATGCGGGCGGACATCGGATCGAACACCGAGGCGGTGTGATAGCAGGTGTCGGAAGCCAGCAGCTGACGGAAGTTACGGCGCAAATCTTGATGAGAAAGCCTGGTCATACGAGTTCCACCAATACAAAGGAATGGAAAGGCTTGAGCAAAGGTGTCAACGCCGAAGGTGAAAAGGCTATCACGCCAATGGGTCAAGGATCATGACGAATTAACGAGGACGTTAACCAGGAAAATCCTGTTCAGGCTTTCTTGCTGCAGGCAGAGGCGCTCAGGCCGCCACCGCCTGCTGCTGTTGATTGGGCAGCGGCACCGCCCGTACCGAGTTGCCCGGCTGCAATTGCAGGCGTTTGGCGGTGAGGCGGTCGATCACCAGACTGCTGCCGACCCGACGGCCCGGAGCGACGGTGATGCGGCAGTTTTCCAGGCGGCGGTTGTGGATCAACCACAGCGGCGCCTGATCGTCCGGGGTGCCGATGCTCAGGGTCAGTTCCAGGCTGTCGCGCACGGTGCGGATGCTGCGGATCGGTGCTTCGATCACCGGGCCGCCGTCGAAAATGTCGATGTAGCCTTTGTGGGCGAAGCCCTCGGACTGAAGGATTTTCAGTGCCGGTTCGGTGTTGGGGTGGGCCTGGCCGATCACCGCCTGGGCCTGTTCGGTGAGCAGGCAGGTGTACAGCGGCTGACGCGGCATCAGTTCGGCGATGAAGGCCTTGTTGCCCAGCCCGGACAAATGATCGGCGTGGCTGAAATCCATCTGGAAGAAGTGCCGGCCCAGGCTGTCCCAGAACGGCGAACAGCCTTGCTCGTCGGCACTGCCGCGCAGTTCGGCGATCATTTTCTCGCCGAACAGGTGTGGGAATTCGGCAACAAACAGCAAACGCCCCAGCGACAGCAAGCGTCCATTGCTGCCATGGCGCTGGTCGTGGCGCAGGAACAGCGAGCACAGTTCCGA
This window encodes:
- the astA gene encoding arginine N-succinyltransferase, with protein sequence MIVRPVQVSDLPALMTLVQQAGPGFTTLPANEDRLAHRVRWAQRAFAEQVERADADYLFVLEDDEQRVVGVSALAGAVGLREPWYNYRVGLTVSSAPDLGIQRQIPTLFLNNELTGQSELCSLFLRHDQRHGSNGRLLSLGRLLFVAEFPHLFGEKMIAELRGSADEQGCSPFWDSLGRHFFQMDFSHADHLSGLGNKAFIAELMPRQPLYTCLLTEQAQAVIGQAHPNTEPALKILQSEGFAHKGYIDIFDGGPVIEAPIRSIRTVRDSLELTLSIGTPDDQAPLWLIHNRRLENCRITVAPGRRVGSSLVIDRLTAKRLQLQPGNSVRAVPLPNQQQQAVAA